Within Phycisphaerales bacterium, the genomic segment GTACGTACCCGACCTGACCAGCATCCGCCTCTGGTATCGACACGTACGCGACAAGCGCAACGATTCGCTGCTCGGCGCCGTGGCGGACGAACTCAGCCGACGAGGTCTAACCTTGATTGACTCCACCCGCTACTGCCCCGAAGCACTCGCTACCGCCGGCGTGCTCACCCCGTTCCCCCCACCGCGCGGTGTGCTCACGGATGCCGAGTTTGCATGGCCGATTGCCCGTGCCATCGGCGCGTACGACATCGGTCAATCCGTCGCCGTGAAGGAGCGCGAGATCATTGCCGTCGAAGCCATTGAGGGCACAGACCAACTTATCGCGCGCGCGGGTCAACTCTGTCTGGCCGGCGGCTGGACACTCGTCAAGCTCGCCAAGCCGGATCAGGACATGCGCTTCGACGTGCCGACCGTAGGCCCGCAGACCCTCGAGAATCTCCACCATCACCGTGCCGCCGGTCTCGTCATCGAAGCGGGTCGCACGATCGTACTGGAACGTGAGAAGCTGCTAGAGCTCGCTGCGAAGTATCGCATCACTGTCATCGGTCGGGGCAACGAACCACTTACCACAACACTGGCCCAGCGCTAAAGACCAGCTCCGTGGCGCAACGGTTTCAACTTCGCAGAGCTGCGCTGCGGCATTGAAACGGTTACGGCGAGCACGACTGCCTCTCTACGAATGTGGTGGACACCGACTGTATGCGCGTGCAATACTTCTACTGGATGTAGTTCGGCGCGCGGCAGCGGTGTCGGGACCTTCGCTCATTTCTTGTCGGCCCTGAGCCACTCGACAGCACGCCTACCGGTCGAACGTGCTTCTAGACCTGCATGGGTCACACGTCCTGCCGCTGTGGCACTTGCGACAACTCCATCCAGGACCGGTAGAAGTGCGCGGACCGGCGCTCCAGGAGGACATGTGATGGAACTGCGTACGAAGGGGTGCGTGGTCGCGCTGGCGGCTGCGCTGCTAATCAGTTGGTGCCCACCGGTCCAGGCCGTCGAGGTGGGCATTACTTTTGAGATCCACCAGGACATCCTCGATCCGGCCTTCTGGCCGAATGACTTCCACCTAGTGGCGATCGTCTGCACGCAAAATCCCAACCTCTTGCTCGTTGATCACCTCCCGGGGCCATTCGATCCGGCACTGTTTTCATTCCAAGCGCTCAAGTTGTCCCCCGACCCTGACAACTGCTGGTGGATGATCAGCGCGCAGTGGGCCCGGCCGCCGGGGATCGGCTACCTCCCTTACTGCACCGTGTTGCGTTTGGGGCTGCTGCTCGATGTTGGCGATGCGAACGTGATCATTCACGCCTTCGGCTGGTGGACGCGTGACGGGATTCCGGTCGGCATTCTGGGACCGCAACTGCTCAACATG encodes:
- the lpxI gene encoding UDP-2,3-diacylglucosamine diphosphatase LpxI (LpxI, functionally equivalent to LpxH, replaces it in LPS biosynthesis in a minority of bacteria.), giving the protein MPPALHPDTAPLGLIAGEGELPRLVARNARAAGRRVCAVAIRGSADPALRELVDRFCWRGVVQLGRWIRVFRRAGCREIVMVGRVRKADMFAGPRWLQWLRYVPDLTSIRLWYRHVRDKRNDSLLGAVADELSRRGLTLIDSTRYCPEALATAGVLTPFPPPRGVLTDAEFAWPIARAIGAYDIGQSVAVKEREIIAVEAIEGTDQLIARAGQLCLAGGWTLVKLAKPDQDMRFDVPTVGPQTLENLHHHRAAGLVIEAGRTIVLEREKLLELAAKYRITVIGRGNEPLTTTLAQR